In Paenibacillus phoenicis, one genomic interval encodes:
- a CDS encoding MGMT family protein, translated as MQPFTARTIEIISSIPPGKVMTYGQIAAAAGSPRAARQVVRILHSMSGKYGLPWHRVVNGKGQIALQEEAAFQEQTWNLEAEGVEVLPGGRIDLDRYQHQYRPDSPKDQSP; from the coding sequence ATGCAGCCGTTTACCGCACGAACGATTGAAATCATCTCCTCCATCCCGCCAGGCAAGGTGATGACCTACGGCCAGATCGCTGCCGCAGCAGGAAGTCCCCGCGCCGCCAGGCAGGTCGTCCGCATCCTGCATAGCATGAGCGGTAAATACGGATTGCCGTGGCACCGGGTTGTAAACGGGAAGGGGCAAATCGCATTGCAAGAAGAAGCCGCCTTCCAAGAGCAGACATGGAACCTGGAAGCGGAAGGCGTCGAAGTGCTGCCAGGCGGACGGATTGATCTGGATCGTTACCAGCACCAGTACCGCCCGGACAGTCCCAAGGATCAGAGCCCGTAA
- a CDS encoding chemotaxis protein CheX: MKAEVINPFLESARSVIQQVVQVSPSTGSMGVKEVIPVQDHIWIQIGMTGHFSGMVVFGLQEAVALRIVSAMMGGFVLTEMDEMGQSAISELGNMISGNASTILSNQGIVVDITPPQVLKMEHAAGIGPRKALCIPLLMDGIGELDIQVMIS; encoded by the coding sequence TTGAAAGCAGAAGTCATAAATCCTTTTCTTGAATCCGCACGTTCGGTTATTCAACAGGTTGTTCAAGTTTCGCCTTCCACCGGGAGTATGGGGGTTAAAGAAGTAATTCCTGTGCAGGATCATATATGGATTCAAATCGGAATGACGGGCCATTTCAGCGGCATGGTGGTGTTCGGTTTGCAAGAGGCCGTGGCGCTGCGCATCGTTTCGGCGATGATGGGCGGATTCGTCCTGACGGAAATGGATGAGATGGGACAAAGCGCGATCTCCGAGCTCGGCAACATGATCAGCGGGAATGCCAGCACCATTTTGTCCAATCAGGGAATTGTTGTGGACATTACGCCTCCGCAGGTCCTTAAGATGGAGCACGCGGCAGGGATTGGGCCCCGCAAGGCGCTTTGCATCCCACTGCTGATGGACGGCATCGGCGAACTGGACATTCAAGTGATGATCTCTTAA
- a CDS encoding GNAT family N-acetyltransferase, which yields MTEMKEQLRRQFPVLESERLVLRRLLPEDAEAMFRCMSDPAVRAFTELNPGKLLFPGRLYRYFEESYRVLRDLHFAVIRKAEGDWIGLCSLQHWDVEGQTARLGYLISPAHWNQGYATEAAASVLDFAFETLGLGCVEARCSPDNPASERVLRKCGLREAGRLSPAGRRGRRLALKRYIIEGKSFET from the coding sequence ATGACGGAAATGAAAGAGCAGCTGCGGCGGCAGTTTCCAGTCCTGGAAAGTGAGCGGCTGGTGCTGCGGCGGCTGCTTCCGGAGGATGCGGAGGCGATGTTTCGCTGCATGTCCGATCCGGCGGTGCGCGCCTTTACCGAACTCAATCCGGGCAAGCTGCTATTTCCCGGCCGGCTATACCGCTATTTCGAGGAATCCTACCGTGTATTGCGGGATCTTCACTTTGCTGTGATTCGTAAAGCGGAAGGAGATTGGATTGGTTTATGCTCGCTGCAGCATTGGGACGTTGAGGGACAAACTGCGCGACTCGGCTATCTGATCTCCCCGGCGCATTGGAACCAGGGCTATGCAACGGAAGCGGCAGCGAGTGTGCTGGATTTCGCTTTTGAGACACTTGGGCTCGGCTGCGTCGAAGCACGCTGCAGCCCGGACAATCCGGCATCGGAGCGCGTCCTTCGGAAATGCGGTCTGCGGGAAGCCGGAAGGCTCTCCCCGGCGGGGCGAAGAGGCCGAAGATTGGCGCTCAAACGATATATCATCGAAGGGAAGTCCTTTGAAACATAA
- a CDS encoding SDR family NAD(P)-dependent oxidoreductase — protein MSLEGKIVVVTGASSGIGALAAQRLSERGAVVVLAARNAEKLNRVAASLAGPYRVLEMDVGSDASVKEGFDQVLTEFGRVDVLLNNAGYGKFESLDQMPISEFAEMMNVNYIGMVRCTKAVLPSMKAARSGRIVNVASMAGKIGTAKSAAYTATKHAVIGFSSALRQEVREYGITVSTINPGPIDTPFFDIADPSGGYVKNVRWMMLNPERVAKAMVKAAEKGTMEINLPWIAGAGAKWYQMFPRLADRLSYRMMNKK, from the coding sequence ATGTCGTTAGAGGGCAAAATCGTTGTCGTCACCGGCGCATCCAGCGGGATTGGCGCCTTGGCGGCGCAGAGGTTGTCTGAGCGCGGCGCTGTGGTCGTTCTGGCTGCCCGGAATGCGGAGAAGCTGAACCGGGTTGCGGCGAGTCTGGCCGGACCTTATCGGGTACTGGAGATGGACGTTGGCAGCGACGCTTCCGTGAAGGAAGGATTCGACCAGGTTCTGACGGAGTTTGGACGGGTGGATGTCCTGTTAAACAATGCAGGTTACGGCAAGTTCGAATCCTTGGACCAAATGCCGATTTCCGAATTTGCGGAGATGATGAACGTCAATTACATAGGTATGGTTCGGTGCACGAAGGCGGTTCTTCCCTCGATGAAGGCTGCCCGTTCCGGACGGATCGTTAATGTCGCTTCGATGGCCGGCAAAATCGGCACGGCCAAGTCTGCGGCCTACACCGCGACGAAGCATGCGGTTATTGGCTTTAGCAGCGCATTGCGTCAAGAGGTCCGGGAGTACGGCATTACGGTGTCGACGATTAATCCGGGACCGATTGATACGCCTTTTTTTGACATTGCGGATCCAAGCGGCGGTTATGTCAAGAACGTGCGTTGGATGATGCTCAATCCGGAGCGCGTGGCCAAAGCGATGGTAAAGGCGGCAGAGAAAGGCACGATGGAGATCAACCTGCCTTGGATCGCCGGCGCAGGAGCGAAGTGGTACCAGATGTTCCCGCGATTGGCGGACCGGTTAAGCTATCGAATGATGAATAAGAAATAG
- a CDS encoding YjcZ family sporulation protein translates to MSGIEEARGGYGGGYGGHGGLFTSTGVILVLFILLVIVSRSILY, encoded by the coding sequence ATGAGTGGAATTGAAGAAGCAAGAGGCGGCTACGGAGGCGGCTACGGCGGTCACGGCGGCCTGTTCACGAGCACGGGTGTGATCCTGGTTCTCTTTATCCTGTTGGTTATCGTTAGCCGTTCCATCCTGTATTAA
- a CDS encoding histidinol-phosphatase, with the protein MKFDLHTHHFRCGHADGNIRDYIEAGLAAGLSVIGISDHTPYFGHDEDQPFPRIAMGKQAFAGYVEEVLKLKQEYAGRIDVLLGIESDFFPEHLGAYRNMLNQYPFDYIIGSVHSVGEVSIFNKNRWKGLSQEEKVASKEAYYDLIRQSARSGMFQILGHIDAMKGNYPAFTDIPAAQAIDDTLKTIAEHGVAIEINTSGKTKLSGGWYPDDSILERALHFGVSVTFGSDAHTPSRVGDEWEEVAQRLKEIGFQEWVYFKNKQKVTVPL; encoded by the coding sequence ATGAAGTTTGACCTTCACACCCATCATTTCCGCTGCGGCCATGCGGACGGGAACATCCGGGATTACATCGAAGCCGGCCTGGCTGCCGGATTATCGGTAATCGGGATCAGCGATCATACGCCATACTTCGGCCATGATGAGGACCAGCCTTTTCCCCGGATCGCCATGGGCAAACAAGCTTTTGCCGGATATGTTGAGGAAGTGCTGAAGTTAAAGCAGGAATACGCTGGCCGAATCGATGTTCTACTGGGGATTGAATCGGATTTCTTCCCGGAACATTTGGGCGCTTATCGGAATATGCTGAACCAGTATCCTTTTGATTACATTATCGGATCGGTTCACAGCGTTGGAGAGGTCAGCATCTTCAACAAAAATCGTTGGAAGGGCCTGAGCCAAGAGGAAAAAGTGGCCAGCAAAGAGGCCTATTACGATTTGATCCGCCAATCGGCGCGCAGCGGGATGTTTCAAATTTTGGGACACATCGACGCGATGAAGGGCAACTACCCGGCATTTACGGACATTCCCGCCGCACAAGCGATTGACGATACTTTAAAAACGATCGCAGAGCACGGGGTGGCCATCGAAATCAACACCTCCGGGAAAACCAAGCTGAGCGGCGGATGGTATCCTGATGATTCCATTCTCGAGCGGGCCCTTCATTTCGGCGTTTCCGTCACCTTTGGCTCCGACGCCCACACGCCGTCACGGGTCGGGGATGAGTGGGAGGAAGTCGCCCAACGCTTGAAGGAAATCGGATTTCAGGAATGGGTCTATTTCAAAAATAAACAGAAAGTCACCGTTCCTCTGTAG
- a CDS encoding aminotransferase class I/II-fold pyridoxal phosphate-dependent enzyme, with protein MNPLAEQLNESVKSGNRHVYDMLSTLGKEIYFPKEGILSQSAEASAHAKKYNATIGIATENGIPMHLAAIQDTLSAYKPQDLYPYAPPAGKPELRSVWRDKMIQENPSLEGKSFGQPIVTNALTHGLSIVADLFVDEGDVVIYPDKNWENYELTFGIRRHADIVNFPLFTEDMTFNSAGLREALLAQKDKGKAIVILNFPNNPTGYTPGAKEGGEIVAAIQAAAEEGINVVVVTDDAYFGLFFEDSLHESLFGKLAGLHPRILPIKVDGATKEEYVWGFRVGFITYAAEDQAVLTALEQKTLGIIRATISSGAHPSQTFVLHALKSPEFTAQKEEKFRIMKGRANKVKALLDSGKYGDVWEYYPFNSGYFMCLKLKTVAAEALRQHLIHQYGIGTIALGDTDLRIAFSCIAEEHLEELFDLIYQGVQDLQGK; from the coding sequence ATGAACCCACTCGCGGAGCAGTTAAACGAGAGCGTCAAATCCGGCAACCGGCACGTGTATGACATGCTGTCCACGCTGGGCAAGGAAATTTACTTCCCGAAGGAAGGCATTTTAAGCCAATCTGCCGAAGCTTCAGCCCACGCTAAGAAATATAACGCTACGATCGGCATCGCTACCGAAAACGGCATCCCGATGCATCTGGCAGCGATTCAGGACACGTTGTCCGCCTATAAACCGCAGGATTTGTACCCTTATGCCCCGCCAGCAGGCAAACCTGAGCTGCGCAGCGTATGGCGTGACAAAATGATCCAGGAGAACCCGTCGCTCGAAGGCAAGAGCTTCGGCCAACCGATTGTTACCAACGCCCTGACCCACGGGCTCAGCATCGTCGCCGACCTGTTCGTTGATGAAGGCGATGTTGTCATTTATCCGGACAAAAACTGGGAGAACTACGAGCTTACCTTCGGCATTCGCCGTCACGCCGACATCGTGAATTTCCCGCTGTTCACCGAAGACATGACCTTCAACAGCGCCGGATTGCGTGAAGCGCTGCTAGCTCAGAAGGACAAAGGCAAAGCGATCGTTATCTTGAACTTCCCGAACAATCCAACCGGATATACGCCGGGCGCCAAGGAAGGCGGAGAGATCGTAGCTGCCATCCAGGCAGCGGCCGAAGAAGGAATTAATGTGGTCGTCGTGACCGACGACGCTTATTTTGGGTTGTTTTTCGAAGATTCCCTTCATGAATCATTGTTTGGCAAGCTGGCAGGACTGCATCCGCGCATTTTGCCGATCAAAGTGGACGGCGCAACGAAAGAAGAATACGTCTGGGGCTTCCGCGTCGGATTTATTACTTACGCCGCCGAAGACCAAGCGGTGCTGACCGCATTGGAACAGAAGACGTTGGGGATCATCCGCGCCACGATTTCGAGCGGTGCCCATCCTTCGCAGACGTTTGTGCTTCATGCCCTGAAATCTCCGGAATTTACCGCCCAGAAGGAAGAGAAATTCCGGATTATGAAAGGCCGGGCCAATAAAGTCAAAGCCTTGCTCGACAGCGGCAAGTATGGGGACGTTTGGGAATACTATCCGTTTAATTCCGGCTATTTCATGTGCCTGAAGCTCAAGACGGTTGCGGCGGAAGCGCTGCGCCAGCATCTGATCCACCAGTACGGTATCGGCACGATCGCGCTGGGCGACACCGACCTGCGGATCGCCTTCTCCTGTATCGCGGAGGAGCATCTGGAGGAACTGTTTGATCTGATCTATCAAGGGGTCCAAGACCTGCAGGGCAAATAG
- a CDS encoding DUF1361 domain-containing protein, whose translation MQRWRMLGYPEKWILYVVLFIFTVIGMKYVIGTRLPDGGRPPYLFLIWNVFLAWIPLGLAVLLDMIHLIPSRTAKVALSVPVGLLWLFFYPNAAYLITDLLHPFNRYPIAAGIRFWEELSFWDHLFTLLFAALLGLALATVSLASVHHLVRRAGGGLAGWAFAVLVLLLSSFGIYLGRFIRWNSWDLLRHPGYVLRETADYFTDAANVAHMVGFCKWIFLITFFCYVVHYGVARIYRASEQMQGDKV comes from the coding sequence TTGCAACGCTGGAGGATGCTGGGGTATCCGGAGAAATGGATTTTATATGTTGTTTTATTCATTTTCACGGTGATCGGGATGAAATATGTAATCGGCACGCGGTTGCCGGATGGCGGACGGCCGCCTTATTTGTTCCTGATCTGGAACGTGTTTTTGGCTTGGATTCCGCTCGGGCTGGCGGTTCTGCTCGACATGATCCACTTGATCCCATCGCGGACGGCCAAGGTTGCATTAAGCGTTCCGGTTGGGCTGTTATGGCTGTTTTTCTATCCAAATGCCGCGTATCTCATCACCGATTTGCTTCACCCGTTTAACCGTTACCCGATTGCGGCGGGCATCCGGTTCTGGGAAGAGCTTTCGTTCTGGGATCACCTCTTTACGTTGTTGTTTGCTGCGTTGCTGGGATTGGCGCTGGCGACGGTATCCCTGGCATCGGTGCATCACCTGGTGCGGCGAGCGGGAGGCGGCTTGGCAGGCTGGGCGTTTGCTGTTCTCGTGCTGCTGCTTAGCAGCTTCGGCATTTATCTCGGCCGCTTTATCCGCTGGAACAGCTGGGACTTGCTCAGGCATCCGGGATATGTGCTCCGAGAAACGGCGGATTATTTTACCGATGCCGCGAACGTGGCGCATATGGTGGGGTTTTGCAAATGGATCTTTTTGATTACCTTCTTCTGTTATGTGGTGCATTACGGGGTGGCAAGAATTTATCGCGCCTCGGAACAGATGCAAGGGGATAAGGTGTGA
- a CDS encoding ABC transporter permease: protein MELQTLRSRRRAAFWGKVLPYLPYVFQSGLAVLLLLLIIAFSAWYTAFLQNIPPGLPIRWILLLLWGPLTVYAGFRTYAQPADVIFLLPQETQMKAYLAPAFRNGLIYKLVGLYIVVLLAWPLYQRSGEGGVIQPLWLMLVVLLLLKALSAYGAWQELRITTSRARAGYRLLRWCFVLLMTAAWIWQPAWKSTLFTVLVSLNYGLILRFPMKYRVPWDNLITAERTAAARVQMILGWFVDVPSEGQKVIRRRWLSGIGNRIPWQPAEAYRYLLVKTFVRSELLGILLRLTLLGMVLTGWNDKSWLGPAIHLLFVFLSGMQLAALRQTHRDSPAASFYPLPAGARKTATLRLSSRLLFAITVLLWLPMAVIPGGDALLTFGSLAAGLLLAIGMRSSWKRRWREEDEDEE, encoded by the coding sequence ATGGAGCTTCAAACGCTGCGAAGCCGGCGGAGAGCGGCCTTCTGGGGCAAAGTGCTCCCGTATTTGCCCTATGTCTTTCAGAGCGGCCTCGCCGTCTTGCTGCTCCTGCTTATTATTGCGTTTTCGGCCTGGTATACGGCGTTTCTGCAAAACATTCCGCCCGGTTTGCCGATTCGCTGGATTTTGCTGCTGTTATGGGGTCCGCTGACCGTATATGCCGGATTTCGAACCTATGCGCAGCCGGCTGACGTAATTTTCTTACTGCCGCAGGAGACGCAAATGAAGGCCTACCTAGCCCCGGCTTTTCGGAACGGACTGATTTATAAGCTGGTTGGACTCTATATTGTGGTGTTGCTGGCTTGGCCGTTGTATCAGCGCAGCGGAGAGGGCGGGGTTATTCAGCCCCTATGGCTGATGCTGGTCGTCCTGCTGTTGCTCAAGGCGTTAAGTGCCTACGGAGCTTGGCAGGAGCTCAGAATTACGACGTCCCGGGCCAGAGCCGGGTACCGCTTGCTGCGCTGGTGCTTTGTGCTGCTGATGACGGCGGCTTGGATCTGGCAGCCAGCCTGGAAAAGCACCTTGTTCACGGTGCTCGTCAGCCTCAATTACGGCCTGATCTTGCGGTTTCCGATGAAATACAGGGTCCCTTGGGACAACCTGATCACCGCTGAACGCACGGCGGCTGCCCGGGTGCAGATGATTCTCGGCTGGTTCGTGGACGTGCCGTCGGAAGGACAGAAGGTGATCCGCCGCCGCTGGTTGTCCGGCATCGGCAACCGGATTCCTTGGCAGCCGGCCGAGGCCTACCGTTATTTGCTGGTCAAGACGTTTGTCCGCAGCGAGCTGTTGGGCATCCTGCTTCGCCTAACACTGCTGGGCATGGTGCTGACGGGATGGAACGACAAATCCTGGCTCGGACCGGCGATTCACTTGCTGTTTGTGTTCCTGTCGGGCATGCAGCTAGCCGCCTTACGCCAAACCCATCGGGACTCACCGGCAGCCTCCTTCTATCCATTGCCTGCCGGCGCACGGAAGACGGCGACGCTTCGATTAAGCTCCCGATTGCTGTTCGCGATCACGGTATTGCTATGGCTGCCGATGGCCGTCATACCGGGCGGCGATGCCCTTTTGACGTTTGGTTCCTTGGCCGCAGGCTTGCTGCTGGCGATAGGCATGCGTTCTTCCTGGAAGCGCAGATGGCGCGAGGAGGACGAAGACGAGGAATAG
- a CDS encoding LysR family transcriptional regulator, translating into MNISQLETLITISKTKSFRKAGELLNLTQPAVSAQIKSLEDEFNTVLVDRNQPVTLTDRGQVFLEQAERILDIVEELKQKLSDMEHTPQGHIVLGTTTSIAIQILPRILSYFQDQFPLIKTTIQSMPSSQIYQNVEQGLVDIGIGYLIENNPQVLSSVLYYDTFEFVVSPLHPLASNPSPTLESLRGIPMIMLSPDTVGRRFIDEVFRQHDIEPHIVMELSSSEEVKRMVEINLGAAIISRQSILRELKQGTLKVVPIPELEVTHPVGVIYKSSRYINSAMQQFLGDLKGMPETHFISSE; encoded by the coding sequence GTGAATATTAGTCAGTTGGAGACGCTGATTACGATCTCCAAAACAAAAAGCTTCCGAAAGGCTGGTGAATTGCTCAACCTGACCCAGCCCGCAGTCTCGGCTCAAATCAAAAGCCTGGAGGATGAGTTTAATACCGTATTGGTTGACCGCAACCAACCGGTTACCCTGACGGACCGGGGGCAAGTTTTCCTTGAGCAGGCGGAACGCATTCTGGACATCGTTGAAGAACTCAAGCAGAAGCTGTCCGATATGGAGCATACCCCGCAAGGACATATCGTGTTAGGGACAACCACGTCGATCGCAATTCAAATTCTGCCGCGGATCTTATCGTATTTCCAAGACCAGTTTCCGCTGATCAAAACCACCATTCAATCCATGCCCTCCAGCCAGATCTATCAGAACGTGGAGCAGGGTCTTGTCGACATCGGCATCGGGTATTTGATCGAAAACAACCCGCAAGTTCTCTCGTCGGTGCTGTATTATGATACTTTCGAATTCGTCGTCTCGCCGCTGCACCCCTTGGCGAGCAACCCATCTCCCACTCTGGAATCGCTGCGCGGCATCCCTATGATCATGCTGTCTCCCGATACGGTCGGACGCCGGTTTATCGACGAGGTCTTCCGGCAACACGACATCGAACCGCACATCGTGATGGAACTGTCCAGCAGTGAAGAAGTCAAACGGATGGTGGAGATCAATCTGGGCGCGGCGATCATTTCACGGCAATCGATATTACGCGAGTTGAAACAAGGCACGCTAAAGGTTGTGCCGATCCCTGAGCTTGAAGTCACTCACCCGGTGGGCGTCATTTACAAATCCAGCCGATACATCAACTCGGCGATGCAGCAGTTTCTGGGTGACCTGAAGGGCATGCCGGAAACCCATTTTATCAGTTCTGAATAA
- a CDS encoding ABC transporter ATP-binding protein produces MSGSELPVLQVDELSGGYSLGRPVLHEISFEVKPGEMIGLIGLNGAGKSTTMKHILGLMTPHRGEIRISGNTRDEAPETYQSQLAFVPESPLLYEELTVREHLEFAARAYGVEPAAYRERADHLLKLFHMEEKADSLSAHLSKGMKQKVMIMCAFVARPPLYIIDEPFLGLDPLGIRSLLDFMLEMKQGGASILLSSHILSTIENYCDRFIVLHRGRVLAQGTLADIGEQAQASGASLEQIFYALVKDGE; encoded by the coding sequence TTGAGTGGAAGTGAACTGCCCGTATTGCAGGTCGACGAGCTGAGCGGCGGCTACAGTTTGGGAAGGCCTGTACTTCACGAGATTAGCTTCGAGGTGAAGCCGGGGGAAATGATTGGGCTGATCGGGTTAAACGGAGCCGGTAAGAGCACGACCATGAAGCATATTCTGGGGCTGATGACGCCGCATCGGGGAGAGATTCGCATCTCCGGCAACACGCGGGACGAAGCGCCGGAAACGTACCAATCACAGTTGGCCTTCGTTCCGGAGTCGCCGTTGCTCTATGAGGAATTGACAGTACGGGAGCATTTGGAGTTTGCGGCCCGGGCTTACGGCGTGGAGCCGGCGGCTTACCGGGAGCGGGCGGACCATCTGCTGAAGCTGTTCCATATGGAAGAGAAGGCGGACAGCCTGTCAGCCCATCTCTCCAAAGGGATGAAGCAGAAGGTGATGATCATGTGTGCGTTCGTCGCCCGGCCGCCGCTGTATATTATCGATGAACCGTTTCTGGGATTGGACCCGCTGGGCATCCGGTCATTGCTTGATTTCATGTTGGAAATGAAACAAGGCGGAGCCTCGATTCTATTAAGCTCGCATATTCTATCAACGATTGAAAATTACTGCGACCGCTTTATCGTTCTGCACCGGGGGAGAGTGCTGGCCCAAGGGACGCTGGCTGACATCGGGGAGCAGGCGCAAGCCTCGGGAGCTTCGCTGGAGCAAATTTTCTACGCCTTAGTGAAGGACGGCGAATAG
- a CDS encoding DEAD/DEAH box helicase — MTNITFAGLGIGEQLTAALLDYGISEPSPVQAECIPAALEGRDILAQSQTGTGKTLAYLLPLLQRINPGEKTLQGLILAPTQELAMQILREAEKYGEPLGIRSQALIGGAAIKRQLEKLKLHPQLVVGTPGRIREILALRKLKLHTLLTVVVDEVDQMFQLGGTADVEHILRGTLRDRQLMFLSATINPDIRALAAKEMKEPLEIGIEPEQRTSKTVEHLYFVSEARDKIDMLRRIVRHFEPERTIVFINNTDQIAEVEAKMNYFGLSAGALYGDADKTARSLTLQRFREGKIRVLVASDVAARGLDIENLALVVNLDPPIDSEHYVHRVGRTGRMGRKGLAVSIVTPQEEFIMRKFARELGIEIEPKALYSGKLVDAGEAGSGKRTRSSVRGKAGADAAPRRAGSSGTAGRTAGEGGSGRTHPSAQISGRPASGHGGPRKASPTAERKKERLSDRKNKGAPKWLKNKPPRS; from the coding sequence ATGACGAATATTACATTTGCCGGGCTGGGAATTGGTGAACAGTTGACCGCAGCCTTGCTGGACTACGGAATATCGGAGCCGTCACCGGTTCAGGCGGAGTGTATCCCTGCGGCGCTGGAAGGCCGGGATATCCTTGCGCAGTCGCAGACGGGGACGGGGAAAACGCTGGCTTACCTGCTGCCATTGCTGCAACGGATTAACCCTGGGGAGAAGACGTTACAGGGGTTAATTTTGGCACCAACCCAGGAGCTGGCGATGCAAATTTTGCGGGAGGCGGAGAAGTACGGAGAACCGCTGGGGATCAGAAGTCAGGCGTTGATCGGCGGCGCAGCGATCAAGCGCCAGCTGGAGAAGCTGAAGCTGCATCCCCAACTTGTCGTGGGCACGCCGGGACGCATCCGCGAAATTTTGGCGCTCCGCAAGCTAAAGCTGCATACGCTGCTCACCGTTGTTGTGGACGAGGTGGATCAAATGTTCCAGCTCGGCGGCACGGCAGACGTGGAGCATATTCTGCGCGGGACGTTGCGGGACCGCCAGCTGATGTTCCTGTCGGCGACGATTAACCCGGATATTCGGGCATTGGCGGCGAAAGAGATGAAGGAGCCGCTTGAAATCGGGATCGAACCGGAGCAGCGGACGTCCAAAACGGTGGAGCATCTTTACTTCGTATCCGAAGCGCGGGACAAAATCGATATGCTGCGGCGGATCGTACGCCACTTCGAACCGGAGCGGACGATTGTTTTTATCAACAATACGGATCAGATCGCCGAAGTTGAGGCGAAGATGAATTATTTTGGTCTCAGCGCCGGAGCTTTATATGGAGATGCGGACAAAACGGCGCGCAGCTTGACGCTGCAGCGATTCCGCGAGGGGAAAATCCGCGTGCTGGTGGCGAGCGACGTTGCTGCCCGAGGACTGGACATTGAGAATTTGGCCCTGGTCGTTAACCTCGATCCGCCCATTGATTCCGAGCATTACGTTCACCGGGTCGGCCGAACTGGCCGTATGGGCCGGAAAGGGCTGGCCGTATCGATCGTTACGCCGCAGGAAGAGTTCATCATGCGTAAATTCGCTCGAGAACTGGGCATTGAGATTGAGCCCAAGGCGTTATATAGCGGGAAGCTGGTGGATGCCGGCGAGGCGGGTTCGGGCAAGCGAACTCGTTCCTCCGTTCGCGGCAAGGCCGGCGCAGACGCGGCTCCTCGCCGCGCAGGCTCATCGGGGACCGCAGGCCGTACAGCAGGGGAAGGCGGCAGCGGGCGAACACACCCGTCCGCGCAGATTTCCGGCCGGCCGGCTTCCGGTCACGGAGGACCGCGGAAGGCATCGCCAACCGCGGAGCGGAAGAAGGAGCGTCTTTCGGATCGGAAGAATAAAGGCGCTCCGAAGTGGTTGAAAAATAAGCCGCCGCGCAGTTAG